One part of the Verrucomicrobiota bacterium genome encodes these proteins:
- a CDS encoding oxygenase MpaB family protein — translation MAGGNSRESIFKPDSVIWKITRENCILLNGPAAAVLQIAHPQIAQGVFRYSNFRGDSWGRLVRTLATVYTVTFGSREEAQALKARMIEMHRRIEVSDGKEMKTALDPDLQFWVLATLIMGSIDGYERVFGVICLADKEQFYQEMKVFGEYFGLPPDYGPGEFAEFEDYYEQRLLDKLLGSDPLCAQLAQDIAYPRSPFWLAVAMRPFKFIVIETLPRNLLGPLGFRSTAWTRYCWGVSCKLLRVIIPLLPGFLRYCRSYRIAFQK, via the coding sequence ATGGCAGGGGGAAATTCCAGGGAAAGCATATTTAAACCGGACTCGGTAATTTGGAAAATTACCCGGGAGAATTGTATCCTACTCAATGGCCCAGCGGCGGCGGTGCTGCAAATTGCCCATCCGCAAATTGCGCAGGGGGTATTCCGGTATTCGAACTTCCGGGGAGATTCATGGGGACGGCTTGTCCGTACGTTAGCCACGGTTTACACAGTGACATTTGGTTCGAGGGAAGAAGCTCAAGCCCTGAAAGCCCGTATGATAGAGATGCACCGGCGTATCGAGGTCTCCGACGGGAAAGAAATGAAAACAGCACTCGATCCTGATTTACAATTCTGGGTCTTGGCCACTTTGATCATGGGCAGTATTGATGGGTATGAACGTGTCTTTGGTGTGATTTGTCTGGCGGATAAAGAGCAGTTTTACCAGGAGATGAAAGTTTTTGGGGAATATTTTGGTCTTCCGCCCGATTACGGTCCGGGGGAATTCGCGGAGTTCGAGGACTACTACGAACAAAGGCTTTTGGACAAATTGCTCGGGTCGGATCCCTTGTGCGCGCAACTTGCTCAGGACATCGCCTACCCCCGCAGTCCCTTTTGGTTGGCTGTGGCCATGCGCCCCTTTAAATTTATCGTTATCGAGACATTACCGCGCAATTTGCTCGGTCCCCTTGGATTCCGTTCCACCGCCTGGACAAGGTATTGCTGGGGTGTCTCATGCAAATTGCTCCGGGTGATTATCCCGTTGTTACCGGGTTTTTTGCGTTATTGCCGGTCCTATCGAATCGCCTTTCAAAAATAA
- a CDS encoding MoxR family ATPase: MQTSPSLNDEVASRRQAITTQMAKAIVGQEWVIENLLLTLFCGGHALILGVPGLAKTRMIRSLSQILDLSFNRIQFTPDLMPSDITGTDIIEEDHETSKRRLAFLPGPLFANLVLADEINRTPPKTQAAMLQAMQEMEVSIGNKTYELPRPFHIFATQNPIEMEGTYELPEAQADRFMFCIRATYPTPEEEHRIVRQTTGNEEVALTPVLNAEELSHIQRIVRAVPVSDEVIDYAVRLVGASRPDHDMAGADVKEFVRWGASPRASQYLVLGAKGYAAITGQPCADYEGVRYVAQQVLGHRILMNFNARAQKITSENIINGILKTVKTSSGKVLITAK; the protein is encoded by the coding sequence ATGCAAACATCCCCCTCTTTAAATGATGAAGTCGCATCGAGACGACAAGCGATCACGACTCAAATGGCCAAGGCAATCGTTGGCCAAGAATGGGTGATTGAAAATCTATTATTAACTCTCTTTTGTGGGGGGCATGCTCTGATTCTGGGGGTGCCGGGACTGGCGAAGACACGGATGATCCGTTCACTTTCGCAAATTTTGGATCTATCATTTAACCGGATTCAATTCACACCCGACCTGATGCCTTCGGACATCACCGGCACAGACATTATCGAAGAAGATCATGAGACGAGTAAACGCCGGTTGGCCTTTCTACCCGGTCCCCTTTTTGCGAATCTCGTGCTCGCGGATGAAATCAACCGCACACCGCCAAAGACTCAGGCAGCCATGCTCCAGGCGATGCAGGAAATGGAAGTAAGTATTGGCAATAAAACATATGAGTTACCCCGGCCCTTCCATATTTTTGCGACACAAAACCCGATCGAAATGGAGGGGACCTATGAATTGCCCGAGGCACAGGCCGACCGTTTTATGTTCTGTATCCGAGCGACATATCCCACCCCTGAGGAAGAACACCGGATTGTGCGTCAGACCACGGGGAATGAGGAGGTCGCCCTCACCCCTGTATTAAATGCGGAAGAGCTTTCTCATATTCAAAGAATCGTCCGGGCTGTACCCGTCTCCGACGAGGTGATTGATTATGCAGTCCGGTTAGTGGGGGCCTCTCGTCCGGATCATGATATGGCGGGCGCTGATGTCAAAGAATTCGTCCGATGGGGAGCTTCCCCCCGGGCATCACAATATCTCGTCCTGGGTGCAAAAGGTTATGCGGCGATTACCGGGCAGCCCTGCGCCGATTATGAAGGAGTCCGTTACGTGGCCCAGCAAGTCCTCGGGCATCGAATCTTGATGAATTTCAATGCGCGCGCACAAAAAATCACATCGGAAAATATCATTAACGGTATCTTAAAAACGGTAAAGACCTCATCAGGTAAAGTCCTGATCACAGCCAAGTAG
- a CDS encoding DUF58 domain-containing protein, whose protein sequence is MNQPSTIDKSIFAIVESLAFLAESTVEGFLTGLHRSPFTGFSTEFDSYRPYIQGDGLRQVDWKVWARTDKLYVKQFEDQTNMPVWIFLDGSASMDFGKGTGNKFTRACQIAAALAYLMNRQHDAAGLVIYGGTRPVTVPPATTRDHLNDLFLALAREKITGNKDETGVLMSLLPMIRRKGISVVISDCLAPAAHLRAFLKGLRAQRQEVILFHIMSPSECDLGEYNGAFVMQDRETGEELLVDAHAYRKRYAKIVRDFREEFATLCQEEEAGYHFIRTDDSLEKALLEYFSRRVEIL, encoded by the coding sequence ATGAATCAACCCTCGACAATAGATAAAAGTATTTTCGCAATCGTCGAGAGTCTTGCCTTTCTGGCAGAGTCCACGGTGGAAGGTTTTTTGACCGGGCTGCACCGTAGTCCTTTTACAGGATTTAGCACAGAGTTTGACTCTTATCGCCCGTACATACAGGGGGATGGCTTGCGGCAGGTGGATTGGAAAGTCTGGGCAAGGACAGATAAACTCTACGTGAAACAATTTGAAGACCAGACGAATATGCCGGTTTGGATATTCCTCGACGGTTCAGCATCGATGGATTTCGGCAAAGGAACGGGAAATAAATTCACACGTGCCTGCCAAATAGCTGCAGCCTTAGCTTATCTGATGAATCGCCAGCATGATGCTGCGGGACTGGTGATTTACGGGGGGACGAGGCCTGTTACTGTCCCTCCTGCCACGACGCGGGATCACTTGAATGATCTTTTTCTCGCATTGGCCCGTGAAAAGATCACGGGCAATAAGGATGAGACAGGAGTCCTAATGTCATTACTCCCGATGATTCGACGCAAAGGGATCAGTGTGGTCATCTCGGATTGTCTCGCTCCCGCTGCGCACCTGCGCGCCTTTCTCAAAGGGTTAAGAGCCCAAAGACAGGAAGTGATTCTTTTCCATATCATGAGCCCGTCCGAGTGTGATCTCGGGGAATACAATGGGGCCTTTGTCATGCAGGATCGGGAAACTGGCGAGGAGTTACTGGTGGATGCTCATGCTTACCGTAAACGGTATGCTAAAATCGTCCGCGATTTCCGTGAGGAATTCGCGACCCTCTGTCAGGAGGAGGAAGCTGGGTATCATTTTATCAGGACGGATGATTCCTTGGAGAAAGCACTCCTGGAGTATTTTAGTAGACGTGTGGAGATTCTCTAA
- a CDS encoding BatA and WFA domain-containing protein → MTLVNAAFLLGLLALSIPVIIHLLIRRRFKKMPFSTLRFFLDRDPKLRHRSPSNLLLLLLRLILFGLIVAAFTRPFLPVPGQPQHEEEKPRQIVLILDTTASMTMESRVGSRWHQARALAQNAVKGLSPKDSMALVLPGDPPETKVPMGAPEKVASMLDSLEAGPTTGELSMALDHAVKLLAVGNASAQKEIRIISDLQASTLGEWKSKPVPSDIKIKIMGLSEFSLANASITGIDWSGVRRLNAAVLVKNESENEVLPARKIQLFVDGILRSSQTVDLPAGGSKKAEFNLPELTTGLHGVEVKMESEDGFSLDNIFRQVVSVPSVKKVMVVEPTRSETVWKQKSYFISRALMSSPDGSPEAARFKIDTYPLEGLGIKLRSDNYDLILIPAVEKWSSDSEKELEKHLKKGGAMIVFAGPDMDINQYHSAASWMPVKLRKEEYNQDNPKYLGHYDRDFPAFSLFEKPHSGDLEMAEFTGRYLLEPVEGSRVLASYDDGVPFLVERTLGQGRVYFVNTSADATWSNWPKLKTFLPWLHALADASLGIGGTPSDHIRKPYQVSAYTDIPVPGAIAQVAKITTPGGQEMELKIGNDTRWHGVKLMETGFYPITHGEGQVIDLIAVNIARAESDMKVVNPDVLMADMKRVNEPSVALLSPTAISSEPGRREYWPWILMAALCLVMIEPLIANRT, encoded by the coding sequence TTGACACTGGTTAATGCTGCTTTCCTCTTGGGGCTTTTGGCCTTATCCATCCCGGTGATTATCCATCTTTTGATCCGCCGCCGTTTCAAAAAAATGCCCTTTAGCACACTGCGATTTTTCCTCGACCGGGATCCAAAGCTGCGACACCGTTCGCCCTCGAATCTCCTTTTGTTGTTATTACGTCTGATTCTTTTTGGTTTGATCGTGGCGGCATTTACCAGGCCATTCCTGCCGGTCCCTGGCCAACCGCAGCATGAGGAGGAAAAACCGCGCCAGATTGTTTTAATTCTCGATACGACGGCCAGTATGACCATGGAAAGCCGGGTGGGCTCACGTTGGCATCAAGCTCGGGCCCTTGCACAAAATGCTGTGAAGGGTTTATCCCCAAAGGACTCAATGGCATTAGTCCTGCCCGGAGACCCTCCTGAGACAAAGGTGCCTATGGGCGCGCCGGAAAAAGTCGCCAGCATGCTGGATTCACTGGAGGCCGGGCCGACGACCGGGGAATTGTCGATGGCCCTTGATCACGCGGTCAAACTCCTCGCTGTGGGAAATGCCTCTGCTCAAAAAGAAATCAGGATTATCAGCGATCTTCAGGCTTCCACTCTCGGGGAATGGAAGAGCAAACCAGTGCCCTCTGATATTAAGATTAAAATCATGGGGCTTTCAGAATTCAGCCTGGCTAATGCCTCCATTACCGGTATCGATTGGTCAGGGGTCCGGAGGCTTAATGCCGCGGTATTGGTCAAAAATGAATCTGAAAATGAAGTTTTACCGGCACGGAAAATACAGCTCTTTGTGGACGGTATTTTACGATCGAGTCAGACAGTGGACCTCCCTGCTGGGGGATCGAAAAAAGCTGAGTTCAATCTCCCGGAACTTACTACGGGTCTCCATGGCGTGGAGGTGAAAATGGAGAGTGAAGACGGATTTTCCTTGGATAATATTTTTCGCCAGGTCGTATCAGTCCCCAGCGTAAAAAAGGTCATGGTCGTCGAGCCAACCCGGTCGGAAACGGTATGGAAACAGAAGTCTTATTTTATTTCACGGGCCTTGATGAGTTCCCCGGACGGTTCCCCCGAGGCGGCCCGGTTCAAGATCGATACGTACCCTCTCGAGGGATTGGGCATCAAATTGCGTTCCGACAATTATGATTTGATTTTGATTCCTGCCGTAGAGAAATGGTCCTCTGATTCAGAAAAAGAGCTGGAGAAACATTTGAAAAAGGGTGGGGCCATGATTGTTTTTGCCGGGCCAGATATGGACATAAATCAATATCACAGTGCAGCATCCTGGATGCCGGTTAAATTACGAAAGGAAGAATATAATCAGGATAATCCCAAGTATCTTGGTCATTATGACCGGGATTTCCCAGCGTTCAGTCTATTTGAAAAACCCCACAGCGGAGATTTGGAGATGGCGGAATTCACCGGGCGATATTTGCTTGAGCCGGTAGAAGGCAGTCGCGTGCTGGCGAGTTATGATGATGGGGTGCCATTCCTCGTGGAAAGGACCCTCGGTCAGGGGAGGGTTTATTTTGTGAATACCAGCGCGGACGCTACTTGGAGCAATTGGCCTAAGCTCAAAACATTCCTCCCTTGGCTCCATGCCTTGGCGGATGCGAGTCTAGGAATAGGAGGTACCCCCTCCGACCATATCAGGAAACCCTATCAGGTGTCTGCCTATACGGATATTCCGGTGCCGGGGGCTATTGCGCAGGTTGCCAAGATTACAACGCCAGGAGGACAGGAAATGGAATTAAAAATAGGAAATGATACTCGCTGGCACGGAGTCAAACTGATGGAAACAGGTTTTTATCCAATCACTCATGGAGAGGGACAGGTGATTGATCTCATAGCCGTGAATATTGCGCGTGCTGAATCTGATATGAAAGTCGTAAATCCGGATGTGCTCATGGCGGACATGAAAAGGGTAAATGAGCCGTCGGTTGCATTATTGTCTCCCACTGCTATTTCAAGTGAGCCCGGGCGTCGTGAGTACTGGCCGTGGATATTGATGGCTGCACTTTGTCTCGTGATGATCGAACCCCTCATTGCCAATCGAACATGA